In Populus alba chromosome 1, ASM523922v2, whole genome shotgun sequence, a single window of DNA contains:
- the LOC118053992 gene encoding fasciclin-like arabinogalactan protein 14, with amino-acid sequence MSLKSSSLYALCFSFCLLFNAVRASNITQILSQYPDFSNFSSYLTQTQLAGEINNRQTITVLVVENGNMSPLSGKPDGEIKNVLSGHVILDYYDVAKLQKLQNKTAMLTTLFQSSGQAKGQQGFLNVTVLGSNSVAFGSAVPGSSLSSNLVKSVSSQPYNISVLQVSNIIVPEGTGNTNSTTSPVPVGPPKTSPTPASSPNKPPSTSNPPPSKAPAPSTAKPPPTHAPAPSMAKPPAASAPSATPPAMSISPVGGPSPTTADGPAADSPASSPPAMDGPIAATPAADGPLADAPSDPKSDASGINTGNKLALLALILLSAFFLA; translated from the coding sequence ATGTCTCTCAAATCCTCTTCCCTTTATGCTCTTTGTTTCTCCTTCTGTCTTCTCTTCAATGCTGTGAGAGCTTCTAACATCACTCAGATCCTCAGCCAGTACCCTGATTTCAGCAACTTCAGCAGCTATTTGACACAAACCCAGCTTGCCGGTGAAATCAACAACCGCCAAACGATCACGGTCCTAGTGGTGGAAAATGGGAACATGTCTCCTCTCTCTGGAAAACCAGACGGTGAGATCAAGAACGTGTTGAGTGGGCATGTAATACTCGATTACTATGATGTAGCAAAGctgcaaaaattacaaaataaaactgCAATGCTCACCACCCTTTTCCAGTCCAGTGGACAAGCCAAAGGCCAACAAGGGTTCTTGAATGTCACGGTTTTGGGTtctaattcagttgcctttggaTCAGCAGTTCCAGGATCCAGCCTTAGTTCAAATTTGGTTAAATCTGTTTCCTCTCAACCCTATAATATTTCAGTCTTGCAGGTTAGCAATATCATTGTCCCTGAAGGTACAGGCAATACAAATTCCACCACTTCACCTGTTCCTGTAGGCCCACCAAAAACTTCCCCAACACCAGCATCGAGTCCAAATAAGCCACCATCCACCTCAAATCCTCCACCCAGTAAGGCACCTGCACCATCCACAGCAAAACCTCCGCCCACTCATGCACCTGCCCCATCAATGGCGAAGCCTCCAGCTGCCAGCGCACCATCAGCCACTCCGCCTGCAATGTCTATCTCGCCGGTGGGAGGACCTTCACCAACAACTGCCGATGGCCCTGCTGCAGATTCTCCAGCTTCATCCCCTCCAGCAATGGATGGTCCAATAGCAGCAACTCCTGCTGCTGATGGCCCTTTGGCAGACGCTCCCTCAGACCCCAAATCTGATGCATCTGGCATTAATACTGGAAATAAGCTTGCTTTATTGGCATTGATTCTGCTCTCAGCATTTTTTCTGGCCTAG
- the LOC118053964 gene encoding uncharacterized protein translates to MEKKKYPIGSENYLLYEEVGQGVSASVHRALCVPFDEIVAIKILDFERDNADLSNISREVQTMILVNHPNVLKSHCSFVSDHNLWVVMPFMSGGSCLHILKAAYPDGFEELVIATILREVLKGIEYLHQQGHIHRDVKAGNILVDGRGAVKLGDFGVSACLFDSGDRQRMRNTFVGTPCWMAPEVMEQLHGYDFKADIWSFGITALELAHGHAPFSKYPPMKVLLMTLQNAPPGLDLERDKKFSKSFKQMIASCLVKDPLKRPSANKLLKHSFFKQARSNDYIVRTLLDGLPDLGDRIKALKRKEEDMLAQKKMPDGEMEELSQNEYKRGISGWNFNLEDVKAQASLIPDAEDHSTDSNPGGSSSSLSTLDAVEKQSEPRNSSLGQVTEMMEDKDVQNRAAPLPSVNSAINITRVRSVKSDDDSINASPCHERRVSQNSSLFSDRVEGNATERPASDINGKPSDKLQNQPPNNSNINGAIINQDGDDAPSENPSKPFKSSGKQVPNFALITVSYLSLSLSYEEISLTRIFKELFAGASSEELDEKAKPPVVQQRGRFKVTSENVDIEKAISPLVLQKSHSMQVRNFEVLTQHPGTPSPSPSETIPSTVLGHPVFPLLLSILQTNITQRDDILHLMRQLSGGDTAGNRATDGGWATMEKSLLEAAHDREKELLHEITELQWRLIRTQEELQKYKTENAQNKFEKPC, encoded by the exons atggagaagaagaagtaTCCCATTGGATCCGAGAATTATCTTCTTTACGAAGAGGTTGGTCAAGGTGTTAGTGCTTCTGTTCATCGTGCCTTGTGTGTTCCTTTTGATGAGATTGTCGCCATCAAGATTCTTGACTTTGAACGCGATAACGCTGATCTG AGTAATATTTCACGGGAAGTGCAAACAATGATCTTGGTGAACCATCCTAATGTTCTCAAATCACACTGCTCCTTTGTCAGTGATCATAATTTGTGGGTTGTTATGCCATTTATGTCTGGGGGTTCTTGTCTTCACATATTGAAGGCAGCTTATCCTGATGGTTTCGAGGAGTTGGTGATAGCAACAATACTACGTGAGGTATTGAAGGGAATAGAGTATCTTCATCAACAGGGCCACATACATCGCGATGTTAAA GCTGGTAATATTCTCGTTGATGGACGTGGCGCAGTCAAGTTGGGAGATTTTGGTGTTTCTGCTTGCCTTTTTGATTCAGGAGACAGGCAACGCATGAGGAATACATTTGTTGGGACGCCTTGCTG gATGGCACCTGAGGTCATGGAGCAGCTTCATGGATATGATTTCAA GGCTGACATCTGGTCCTTCGGGATAACTGCTTTGGAGCTTGCGCATGGGCATGCTCCTTTCTCAAAATATCCTCCAATGAAG GTGCTGCTTATGACCTTGCAAAATGCACCCCCAGGCCTGGATTTAGAAAGGGATAAGAAGTTCTCTAAG TCTTTTAAGCAGATGATAGCAAGTTGTTTGGTAAAAGATCCTTTGAAACGACCTTCTGCGAATAAGTTGTTAAAGCATTCCTTTTTCAAGCAAGCAAGGTCGAATGACTATATCGTACGGACATTATTGGATGGATTGCCCGATCTTGGTGATCGTATCAAGGCTTTGAAG agaaaggaagaagatatGCTTGCTCAAAAGAAGATGCCCGATGGGGAAATGGAGGAACTATCACAG AATGAATACAAACGAGGAATTAGCGGTTGGAACTTCAACCTTGAAGATGTGAAGGCTCAGGCTTCCTTG ATACCAGATGCAGAGGACCATTCGACCGATAGTAATCCGGGAGGAAGCTCGAGTTCTTTGTCTACACTTGATGCAGTTGAAAAGCAATCAGAACCTCGGAATTCTTCCCTAGGACAAGTCACAGAAATGATG GAGGATAAAGACGTGCAAAATCGAGCTGCACCACTTCCATCAGTCAACTCCGCAATAAATATTACGAG AGTTAGAAGTGTAAAATCCGATGATGACTCAATCAATGCAAGTCCATGCCATGAACGGCGTGTTTCGCAAAATTCTTCACTTTTTTCAGATCGTGTTGAAGGCAATGCAACTGAAAGGCCAGCTTCTGATATCAACGGAAAACCTAG TGACAAGTTGCAAAATCAACCACCCAATAATTCAAATATCAACGGAGCAATAATTAATCAAGATGGAGATGATGCACCTTCTGAAAATCCTTCAAAGCCATTCAAGTCATCAG GGAAACAAGTTCCCAATTTTGCATTAATTACTGTATcatacctctctctctctctctcttatgaGGAGATTTCACTTACCCGTATATTCAAAGAGCTGTTTGCAGGGGCAAGCAGTGAGGAACTAGATGAAAAAGCAAAGCCTCCAGTGGTTCAGCAAAGAGGACGATTCAAAGTTACTTCAGAGAATGTTGATATAGAAAAG GCGATCTCACCTCTGGTTCTGCAGAAGAGTCACAGCATGCAGGTTCGTAATTTTGAG GTGCTCACCCAACATCCAGGAACGCCGTCGCCATCACCATCAGAAACCATACCATCAACTGTTTTGGGTCATCCTGTGTTTCCATTATTGCTTTCTATTCTACAGACAAATATTACTCAAAGG GATGATATTCTGCATCTAATGAGGCAACTTTCTGGAGGTGACACTGCAG gCAACCGCGCAACTGATGGGGGATGGGCAACGATGGAGAAATCTTTG TTAGAAGCAGCTCATGATAGGGAGAAGGAATTGCTTCATGAAATAACGGAGTTGCAATGGAG GCTTATACGAACACAAGAAGAGCTCCAAAAGTATAAAACAGAAAATGCTCAG AACAAATTCGAAAAACCTTGCTAG
- the LOC118053965 gene encoding ubiquitin receptor RAD23b, with protein MKLTVKTLKGSHFEIKVQPTDTVMGVKKNIEDVQGKDNYPCGQQLLIHNGKVLKDETTLVDNKVTEDGFLVVMLSKSKTAAAGTSSTLPVSTPPTTTPTSNSTPDAPAPDAQAQASKSASASDTATANAQSDTYGQAASNLVAGSSLEQTIQQIMDIGGGNWDKETVTRALRAAYNNPERAVDYLYSGIPETAEVAVPVARFPADQGIETGAAPAAPALAPGGPNSSPLNMFPETLSGGGGDAGLVLGSLDFLRNNQQFQALRSMVQANPQILQPMLQELGKQNPQLLRMIQEHNAEFLQLINEPLDGSEGDIFDQPDQDMPHAINVTPAEQEAIERLVAMGFDRALVIEAFLACDRNEELAANYLLENGADFED; from the exons ATGAAGCTCACCGTCAAGACACTGAAAGGCAGCCATTTCGAAATTAAGGTTCAACCCACCGACACT gtAATGGGTGTAAAGAAGAATATCGAAGACGTGCAAGGAAAAGACAATTACCCATGTGGACAACAATTGTTGATTCATAATGGGAAAGTCTTGAAAGATGAGACTACTTTAGTTGATAATAAGGTTACCGAAGATGGTTTTCTTGTTGTCATGCTTAGCAag AGTAAAACAGCTGCAGCTGGGACTTCATCCACCCTG CCTGTTTCTACACCACCTACCACCACACCAACTTCAAATTCGACTCCTGATGCTCCCGCACCTGATGCACAAGCACA GGCCTCAAAGAGTGCATCTGCTTCTGACACAGCAACAGCCAA TGCACAGAGTGATACCTATGGTCAAGCTGCTTCCAATTTAGTTGCTGGCAGTAGTTTGGAGCAGACTATTCAGCAAATAATGGATATAGGTGGTGGAAACTGGGACAAAGAAACAGTTACTCGCGCACTTCGAGCTGCCTATAATAACCCAGAGCGGGCAGTGGACTACTTGTACTCT GGCATTCCAGAAACAGCAGAAGTTGCTGTCCCAGTGGCTCGGTTTCCTGCAGATCAGGGCATTGAAACAGGTGCAGCTCCGGCTGCACCTGCACTTGCACCAGGAGGACCTAATTCTTCTCCATTGAATATGTTTCCTGAG ACACTTTCTGGTGGTGGAGGCGATGCTGGCCTCGTACTTGGCTCTCTTGATTTCCTTAGAAACAATCAACAA TTTCAAGCATTGCGTTCAATGGTTCAAGCAAATCCACAAATCCTGCAG CCCATGCTCCAGGAGCTTGGAAAGCAAAACCCCCAGCTTTTAAGAATGATTCAAGAGCATAATGCAGAGTTTCTTCAGTTAATAAATGAACCGCTTGATGGTTCTGAAGG GGATATATTCGATCAACCTGACCAAGATATGCCCCATGCTATCAACGTGACCCCAGCTGAACAAGAGGCTATTGAACGG CTTGTGGCAATGGGATTCGATAGAGCCCTCGTCATCGAGGCATTTTTGGCTTGTGATCGCAACGAGGAGCTGGCAGCCAACTATCTACTGGAAAATGGTGCAGATTTTGAAGATTGA
- the LOC118053969 gene encoding uncharacterized protein, with protein sequence MWAASCLASCCAACACNACTTVVSGISRRSARIAYCGLFALSLIVSWILREVAAPLMEQIPWINHFHKTPDREWFETDAVLRVSLGNFLFFTILAIMMVGVKNQKDPRDSLHHGGWMGKVVCWCLLVIFMFFLPNEIVSFYESISKFGSGLFLLVQVVLLLDFIHGWNDKWVGYDKQFWYAALFAVSFVCYVGTFAFSGLLFHWFTASGQDCGLNTFFIVMTLIFAFVFAVIALHPAVNGSVLPASVISLYCMYLCYSGLSSEPREYECNGLHRHSKAVSTSTFTIGLLTTVLSVVYSAVRAGSSTTLLSPPSSPRAGADKPLLPLDSKPSEQEEKEKAKPVTYSYTFFHIIFSLASMYSAMLLTGWSTSVGESGKLVDVGWPSVWVRILTGWATAGLYIWSLVAPILFPDREF encoded by the exons ATGTGGGCAGCTTCTTGCCTGGCGTCATGCTGCGCTGCCTGCGCGTGTAATGCATGTACGACTGTAGTATCTGGGATTAGCAGACGATCCGCCAGGATCGCCTACTGCGGTCTCTTTGCTTTGTCTTTAATCGTTTCCTGGATTCTCCGGGAAGTTGCGGCTCCTCTCATGGAACAAATACCTT GGATTAATCATTTTCATAAGACGCCGGATAGGGAATGGTTTGAGACAGACGCGGTTTTGCGTGTTAGTTTggggaattttctttttttcactatattggCTATTATGATGGTTGGTGTGAAGAATCAGAAGGACCCACGTGATAGTTTGCACCATGGCGGATGGATGGGCAAAGTTGTTTGCTGGTGTCTTTTGGTGATCTTCATGTTTTTCCTTCCGAATGAGATTGTCAGCTTCTACG aGTCAATTTCCAAATTTGGCTCTGGAttgtttcttcttgttcaaGTTGTGCTTTTGTTGGATTTCATTCATGGATGGAATGACAAATGGGTTGGATATGATAAACAGTTCTG gtaCGCCGCTTTATTTGCTGTGTCGTTTGTCTGTTATGTGGGAACATTTGCCTTCTCAGGACTTCTCTTTCATTGGTTCACTGCATCTGGACAGGACTGTGGACTAAACACTTTCTTTATTGTTATGACCCTGATCTTCGCGTTTGTTTTTGCTGTCATTGCACTACACCCTGCA GTAAATGGAAGCGTTTTGCCTGCTTCAGTTATATCCTTGTATTGCATGTACCTATGCTATAGCGGACTTTCCAGCGAACCAAGGGAATATGAGTGCAATGGTCTTCACAGGCATTCAAAAGCTGTTTCTACCAGTACTTTTACCATTGGTCTGCTTACAACTGTTCTATCTGTAGTCTATTCTGCTGTCCGTGCTGGATCCTCTACCACCCTGCTCTCCCCACCAAGTTCACCCCGTGCTG GTGCCGACAAACCTTTGCTTCCACTGGACAGCAAGCCAAGTGagcaagaagaaaaggagaaggctAAGCCAGTCACATATTCTTATACCTTCTTCCACATCATCTTCTCTCTTGCGAGTATGTACTCTGCAATGCTTTTGACTGGATGGTCAACCTCGGTTGGGGAGAGTGGAAAGCTGGTAGATGTGGGGTGGCCCTCTGTTTGGGTTCGTATTTTGACTGGGTGGGCAACTGCAGGTCTCTACATCTGGTCTCTGGTTGCTCCTATTCTGTTCCCAGACAGGGAGTTCTGA